A stretch of the Malus sylvestris chromosome 10, drMalSylv7.2, whole genome shotgun sequence genome encodes the following:
- the LOC126587649 gene encoding protein CHAPERONE-LIKE PROTEIN OF POR1, chloroplastic-like, translated as MAVTLSVRPHRLSAGSSFPRPPVRLPGPPGIRKPPMQFVPWRGSIVHPRRTLTWAATAGSRADDNAPFEMSVENALKLLGVSDGASFDEILRAKNSIVAACKDDQEAIAQVEAAYDMLLMRSLTQRRAGKVVNSSVRYADVKPVSASGIGSVPQWLQATVKNPPIAVETPSTSDLGVQVGVYGALMALTYVNGASGSSSGPYGGADIPGLILAGSFGASLYFMTKKNIKLGKATIITVGGLVAGAVVGSAVENFLQVDIVPFLGIHSPVAVVSEFIIFLQLVVSLYLK; from the exons ATGGCAGTCACTCTCTCCGTCCGGCCCCACCGCCTCTCCGCCGGCTCCTCCTTCCCCCGCCCGCCAGTCCGCCTCCCCGGCCCGCCCGGAATCCGAAAGCCTCCCATGCAATTTGTGCCTTGGAGGGGCTCCATCGTCCACCCCCGCCGCACATTAACCTGGGCCGCCACGGCCGGCTCCAGGGCCGACGACAACGCGCCTTTCGAGATGTCGGTCGAGAACGCCCTCAAGCTTCTCGGCGTCTCAGACGGCGCGTCGTTCGATGAAATTCTTCGCGCCAAGAACTCGATTGTCGCGGCTTGTAAAGATGACCAGGAGGCGATTGCACAG GTTGAGGCGGCATACGACATGTTGCTTATGAGAAGCTTAACTCAGCGACGGGCGGGGAAAGTTGTGAATAGCAGTGTTCGTTATGCTGATGTAAAGCCAGTGAGTGCTTCTGGGATTGGATCAGTGCCTCAGTGGCTGCAGGCTACCGTGAAGAATCCACCCATTGCAGTGGAAACGCCCTCGACGAGTGATCTGGGTGTACAAGTTGGTGTTTATGGAGCTTTGATGGCCTTAACCTATGTCAATGGAGCTTCCGGTTCTTCTTCGGGGCCATATGGAGGGGCTGATATTCCTGGACTGATCCTGGCTGGTAGCTTTGGAGCTTCCTTGTACTTCATGACCAAAAAGAATATTAAGTTAG GGAAGGCGACTATCATAACAGTAGGGGGGCTTGTTGCTGGTGCCGTGGTGGGTTCAGCAGTAGAGAATTTTCTGCAAGTAGACATTGTTCCGTTTCTTGGTATTCACTCTCCTGTTGCCGTAGTAAGcgaatttataatttttttgcaaTTAGTGGTCTCCTTATATTTAAAGTAA